Proteins from a genomic interval of Clostridium sp. 'deep sea':
- a CDS encoding CoA pyrophosphatase encodes MHITEIKNKLQNRTETYAYKHKHYSVLVPLVEINNKLHLLFEVRAATLKNQPSEISFPGGRVENKETWQEAAIRESTEELGIAKTCFNWICELDIVSASHTKTIHTGLAEVNCSLNDMHPNASEVSEIFTVPLHFFINTQPDTYLVAVNCHPDETFPYDQIPNGREYTWHRGNFDVPFYYYQHRIIWGLTARIIMNFISLLK; translated from the coding sequence ATGCATATAACAGAAATTAAAAACAAATTACAAAATAGAACAGAAACCTATGCTTACAAACATAAGCACTATTCAGTTCTTGTGCCTTTAGTTGAAATCAACAATAAGCTTCATTTATTATTTGAAGTAAGAGCAGCCACGCTCAAAAACCAACCCAGTGAAATATCTTTTCCGGGCGGAAGAGTTGAGAATAAAGAGACTTGGCAAGAGGCCGCTATAAGAGAGTCTACTGAGGAACTAGGCATAGCTAAAACCTGTTTTAATTGGATTTGTGAGTTAGATATTGTCTCTGCTTCTCATACTAAAACTATTCATACCGGTTTGGCTGAAGTAAACTGTAGTTTAAATGATATGCACCCAAATGCAAGTGAGGTATCTGAAATTTTTACTGTACCTTTACATTTTTTTATTAACACACAGCCAGACACCTATTTAGTAGCTGTTAATTGTCACCCCGACGAAACCTTTCCATACGACCAAATACCCAATGGACGTGAATACACTTGGCATAGGGGGAATTTTGACGTACCCTTTTACTACTATCAGCATCGAATTATTTGGGGGTTAACTGCTAGGATTATTATGAATTTTATTTCTTTACTGAAGTAA